Proteins from one Symbiobacterium terraclitae genomic window:
- a CDS encoding LysR family transcriptional regulator, producing the protein MDVQGLEAFWWIAKTGSFNRAAERLFLTQPSVTARIQALEKELGQQLFERRPRGVRLTDAGRALLPHAERVLQDIKRARQAVLGLQNATGGTLSVGSALTTSAYLLPEILTRFKALHPAVEVLVHTGRSHQVQQLVLDDTVQVGLVHAPLPSHAEIVTYPLSEEPILLVVPPGHPVASRPEVSLDELTQESFITTDRASGYWALVEQWWASQGFVPHITMELDSIEAAKRMVLCGLGLTLLPHSTVKAEIALGQVVAVPLANSANLRRQNILIHRRGKIWSGTARAFLRTVGEMFNVDLGIGNAV; encoded by the coding sequence ATGGATGTGCAGGGCCTGGAGGCCTTCTGGTGGATTGCGAAGACCGGCAGCTTCAACCGGGCGGCGGAGCGGCTCTTCCTTACCCAGCCTTCCGTGACCGCCCGCATACAGGCCCTCGAAAAGGAACTGGGACAGCAACTGTTCGAGCGCCGCCCGCGCGGCGTGCGCCTGACCGACGCCGGCCGGGCCCTGCTGCCCCACGCGGAGCGCGTGCTGCAGGACATCAAGCGGGCCCGCCAGGCGGTGCTCGGCCTGCAGAACGCCACCGGCGGCACGCTCTCGGTCGGGTCCGCCCTCACCACCTCGGCCTACCTGCTTCCCGAGATCCTCACCCGTTTCAAGGCGCTGCACCCGGCGGTGGAGGTGCTGGTGCACACCGGGCGCTCGCACCAGGTGCAGCAGCTCGTGCTGGACGACACCGTGCAGGTGGGGCTGGTTCACGCGCCGTTGCCCAGCCACGCCGAGATCGTCACCTACCCGCTTTCGGAGGAGCCGATCCTGCTGGTGGTGCCGCCCGGCCACCCGGTGGCCAGCCGGCCGGAGGTGTCGCTGGACGAACTGACGCAGGAGTCGTTCATCACCACCGACCGGGCCTCGGGCTACTGGGCGCTGGTGGAGCAGTGGTGGGCCAGCCAGGGCTTCGTCCCTCATATTACAATGGAGCTTGACTCCATTGAAGCGGCCAAGCGGATGGTGCTCTGCGGGCTCGGCCTGACGCTGCTGCCCCACTCCACGGTGAAGGCCGAGATCGCCCTGGGGCAGGTGGTGGCCGTGCCCCTGGCCAACAGTGCCAACCTGCGGCGGCAGAACATCCTGATTCACCGCCGGGGCAAGATCTGGAGCGGCACGGCCCGCGCCTTCCTCAGAACGGTGGGCGAGATGTTCAACGTGGACCTGGGGATCGGCAACGCTGTGTGA
- a CDS encoding PH domain-containing protein produces the protein MRHFPSERAPWLTLLIWGLLPGGCLAMLIVQLQAPIPWWTWFLTAELPMVMVTALAVWIWLTTGYTVTETELIVRSAFLTWRTPLSAITRVRPTRNPLASAALSLNRLEIRTRKGAGPLISPQRRDEFLQLLRERCPHARIEG, from the coding sequence ATGCGGCACTTTCCGTCAGAACGAGCCCCATGGCTCACCCTGCTCATCTGGGGCCTTCTGCCCGGCGGCTGCCTGGCCATGCTGATCGTGCAGCTCCAGGCGCCGATCCCGTGGTGGACGTGGTTCCTCACCGCCGAGCTGCCAATGGTCATGGTCACCGCCCTTGCGGTTTGGATCTGGCTGACCACGGGCTACACGGTGACCGAGACCGAGCTGATTGTCCGGTCGGCCTTCCTGACGTGGCGCACACCGCTTTCCGCCATCACGCGGGTGCGGCCTACCCGGAACCCCCTCGCCTCCGCCGCGCTGTCGCTCAACCGGCTGGAGATCCGCACCAGGAAGGGCGCCGGTCCCCTCATCTCCCCGCAGCGCCGGGACGAGTTTCTGCAGCTCCTGCGGGAGCGCTGTCCGCACGCCCGGATTGAAGGCTGA
- the glnA gene encoding type I glutamate--ammonia ligase gives MSQVERVLGMIAEQGIQMIDVKFVDVPGMLHHLTIPAAVIDAEQLTGGFAFDGSSIRGFRGIAESDMVLLPDLNTAVYDPFVEGPTLSLFVDVKEPGLKEYSRDPRGVARRAERYLRETGIADVSYWGPELEFFIFDSVRFQTGPDASFYYIESGEAHWNLGRGDLPNNGYKVKYQQGYFRALPIDDQTNIRTAMTQQLQAMGFVVERHHHEVASAGQNEINFRFSTLVDAADKAALYKYVVKNVARSYGKTVTFMPKPLYRNSGSGMHTNQSLAKDGVNLFYDPNGYANLSRLALWYIGGLLYHAPALLAITNPTTNSYKRLVPGYEAPVNLVFSKANRSAAIRIPSNFATPKTTRIEFRTPDPMANPYLAFAAQLMAGLDGIRRRIDPTEAGFGPVDVDIHHLPADVLATMKTAPASLREAVNALKEDHEFLLEGGVFTKDLIETFIAMKEDEIHALETRPQPVEFEMYFDH, from the coding sequence ATGTCGCAGGTCGAGCGAGTTCTCGGGATGATCGCCGAGCAGGGGATCCAGATGATTGATGTGAAGTTCGTCGATGTGCCCGGAATGCTGCACCACCTCACCATTCCGGCCGCAGTCATCGACGCCGAGCAGCTGACCGGCGGCTTCGCCTTCGACGGTTCGTCGATCCGCGGCTTCCGCGGGATCGCGGAGTCCGACATGGTGCTGCTGCCCGATCTGAACACGGCCGTCTACGACCCCTTTGTGGAGGGGCCGACCCTCTCACTCTTCGTCGACGTGAAGGAGCCGGGGCTGAAGGAGTACAGCCGCGACCCGCGGGGCGTCGCCCGCCGGGCCGAGCGCTACCTGCGGGAGACCGGCATCGCGGACGTCTCCTACTGGGGTCCCGAGCTGGAGTTCTTCATCTTCGACAGCGTCCGGTTCCAGACCGGCCCCGACGCCTCGTTCTACTACATCGAGTCCGGCGAGGCGCACTGGAACCTGGGCCGGGGCGACCTGCCCAACAACGGGTACAAGGTGAAATACCAGCAGGGGTACTTCCGGGCGCTGCCCATCGACGACCAGACCAACATCCGCACGGCCATGACGCAGCAGCTTCAGGCGATGGGCTTCGTCGTCGAGCGGCACCACCACGAGGTGGCCTCGGCCGGGCAGAACGAGATCAACTTCCGCTTCTCCACCCTGGTGGACGCCGCCGACAAGGCTGCCCTCTACAAATACGTGGTGAAGAACGTCGCCCGGTCGTACGGCAAGACCGTGACCTTCATGCCCAAGCCGCTCTACCGGAACTCCGGCTCGGGCATGCACACCAATCAGTCCCTGGCCAAGGACGGCGTGAACCTGTTCTACGACCCCAACGGCTACGCCAACCTGAGCAGGCTGGCCCTGTGGTACATCGGCGGCCTGCTGTACCACGCCCCGGCCCTCCTGGCCATCACCAACCCGACCACCAACTCGTACAAGCGGCTCGTGCCCGGCTACGAGGCGCCAGTGAACCTGGTCTTCTCCAAGGCCAACCGGTCTGCCGCGATCCGCATCCCGTCCAACTTCGCCACGCCCAAGACCACGCGCATCGAGTTCCGCACGCCGGACCCGATGGCCAACCCGTACCTGGCCTTTGCCGCCCAGCTGATGGCCGGCCTCGACGGCATCCGCCGCCGCATCGACCCCACCGAGGCGGGCTTCGGGCCCGTGGACGTCGACATCCACCACCTGCCGGCCGACGTGCTGGCGACGATGAAGACGGCGCCGGCCTCGCTGCGGGAGGCGGTGAACGCCCTGAAGGAGGATCACGAGTTCCTGCTGGAGGGCGGGGTGTTCACGAAGGACCTGATCGAGACCTTCATCGCCATGAAGGAAGACGAGATCCACGCGCTGGAGACGCGGCCGCAGCCGGTGGAGTTCGAGATGTACTTCGACCACTGA
- the rpoN gene encoding RNA polymerase factor sigma-54: MRLGFNLRMQQTQRLVMTPELRQAIAVLQQPIAELSEVIAGELLDNPCLEAEPREAAEGAVRPGETGQLLDYLRQGEDGGAAAPEREEERTFEAVTPGLPTLAEHLDGQLGLMRLDAGQRRIARFLVGCLDEHGYLRTPVAEIAAQLRVSAQQVEAALEIIQSLDPPGVGARSLAECLLIQWAARGGTNPLVPRLITDHLDDLAAGRIPRIAERLGVSCAEVQAAADAVRTLDPKPGRHFGRADEARYIVPDVVVERVGGEYVVLVNEAPLPRLRVSQHYRRLLDEADGATRRYLEERVQSALWLIRSIEQRRMTLLRVTEAIVRFQRPFFDRGPRYLRPLTLREVAEEVGVHESTVSRATSRKWAQTPQGTFELKYFFSSGVETGRGDAVAAEAVKRLIADLIRQEDPAEPLSDQALTDALSARGLRISRRTVAKYREEMGVPNSARRRRYV, encoded by the coding sequence ATGCGCCTCGGCTTCAACCTTCGTATGCAGCAGACGCAGCGGCTGGTCATGACCCCGGAGCTGCGCCAGGCCATCGCCGTGCTGCAGCAGCCGATTGCGGAGCTGAGCGAGGTCATCGCCGGCGAACTGCTCGACAACCCCTGCCTGGAGGCCGAGCCCAGGGAGGCGGCCGAGGGCGCCGTTCGCCCCGGTGAGACGGGGCAGCTGCTGGACTACCTGCGGCAGGGGGAAGACGGGGGCGCCGCCGCCCCGGAGCGGGAGGAGGAGCGCACCTTCGAGGCGGTCACCCCCGGGCTGCCCACGCTGGCGGAGCACCTGGACGGCCAGTTGGGCCTCATGCGGCTGGATGCCGGCCAGCGGCGCATCGCGCGGTTCCTGGTGGGATGCCTCGACGAGCACGGCTACCTGAGGACGCCGGTCGCGGAGATCGCGGCGCAACTCCGGGTATCCGCCCAGCAGGTGGAGGCGGCCCTGGAGATCATCCAGTCGCTGGATCCCCCGGGAGTGGGAGCCCGCTCGCTGGCGGAGTGCCTGCTGATCCAGTGGGCGGCGCGGGGAGGCACGAACCCGCTGGTGCCGCGGCTGATCACCGACCACCTGGACGACCTGGCGGCCGGGCGCATCCCGCGGATCGCCGAGCGGCTCGGCGTGAGCTGCGCCGAGGTGCAGGCCGCGGCCGACGCGGTCCGCACCCTCGACCCCAAGCCCGGGCGCCACTTCGGCCGTGCAGACGAGGCGCGGTACATCGTGCCGGACGTGGTGGTGGAGCGGGTCGGGGGGGAGTACGTCGTACTGGTCAACGAGGCGCCCCTGCCCCGGCTGCGGGTCTCGCAGCACTACCGGCGGCTGCTGGACGAGGCCGACGGTGCAACCCGCCGCTACCTGGAGGAGCGGGTGCAGTCGGCGCTCTGGCTGATCCGGTCCATCGAGCAGCGCCGGATGACGCTGCTGCGGGTGACCGAGGCCATCGTCCGGTTCCAGCGCCCCTTCTTCGACCGGGGCCCGCGCTACCTGCGCCCCCTCACCCTGCGCGAGGTGGCCGAGGAGGTGGGGGTGCACGAGTCGACCGTCAGCCGGGCGACCAGCCGCAAGTGGGCCCAGACGCCGCAGGGCACATTCGAGCTGAAGTACTTCTTCTCCAGCGGCGTTGAGACGGGGCGTGGCGATGCGGTGGCCGCCGAGGCCGTGAAGCGGCTTATCGCCGACCTGATCCGGCAGGAGGACCCCGCCGAGCCGCTCTCCGACCAGGCGCTGACGGACGCGCTGAGCGCCAGGGGGCTGCGGATCTCCCGCCGGACGGTGGCCAAGTACCGCGAGGAGATGGGCGTGCCCAACTCGGCGAGGCGCCGGCGGTACGTGTAG